Proteins encoded by one window of Streptococcus sanguinis:
- a CDS encoding acetolactate synthase large subunit → MEKIKLETSKTGSELVLETLKNLSVDTIFGYPGGAVLPLYDAIYSFEGIRHILGRHEQGCVHEAEGYAKSTGKIGVAVVTSGPGATNAITGIADAMSDSVPLLVFTGQVAKAGIGKDAFQEADIVGITTPITKYNYQVRETAEIPRIITEAIHIATTGRPGPVVIDLPKDVSALETDFIYDSKLHLPSYQPTIEPNELQIKKIIKQISKAKKPVLLSGGGISYAGAAAELVAFAERYQIPVVTSLLGQGTIATDHPLFLGMGGMHGSFAANIAMTEADFMISIGCRFDDRLTGNPKTFAKNAKVAHIDIDPAEIGKIISVDIPIVGDAKKALQMLLNEEQVHNNTSKWIEKVTQDKERVRSYDKKERVVQPQAVIERVGELTKGDAIVVTDVGQHQMWAAQYYPYKNERQLVTSGGLGTMGFGVPAAIGAKIANPDKEVVLFVGDGGYQMTNQEMAILNIYKIPIKVIMLNNHSLGMVRQWQEAFYDGRTSESVFETLPDFQLMAQAYGVKSYKFDDPETIVQDLEVLKEDIPMFIEVDISRKEHVLPMVPAGKSNHEMLGVKFHA, encoded by the coding sequence ATGGAGAAAATCAAATTAGAAACTTCTAAGACAGGTTCAGAGCTTGTTTTGGAAACCTTGAAAAATCTTAGTGTTGATACGATTTTTGGCTATCCCGGCGGCGCTGTACTGCCGCTTTATGATGCTATTTATAGTTTTGAAGGCATCCGTCATATTCTAGGCCGCCATGAGCAAGGCTGTGTTCACGAAGCAGAAGGCTATGCTAAGTCTACTGGGAAAATCGGAGTTGCAGTTGTGACCAGCGGTCCGGGAGCGACCAATGCCATTACCGGCATTGCTGATGCCATGAGTGATAGCGTCCCCCTTTTAGTCTTTACTGGTCAGGTAGCCAAGGCTGGGATCGGTAAAGATGCTTTTCAGGAAGCGGATATTGTTGGGATTACGACTCCTATTACCAAGTACAATTATCAGGTTCGGGAGACGGCAGAAATTCCGCGTATCATTACAGAAGCTATTCACATTGCGACGACAGGTCGTCCTGGTCCAGTCGTTATTGATTTGCCTAAGGATGTCTCCGCTCTGGAAACGGACTTTATCTATGACAGCAAGTTGCATTTACCAAGCTATCAGCCGACTATTGAGCCTAATGAATTGCAGATTAAGAAGATTATCAAGCAGATTTCTAAGGCTAAAAAGCCGGTCCTTCTTTCGGGAGGCGGTATCAGTTATGCTGGGGCAGCAGCGGAATTGGTTGCCTTTGCGGAGCGTTATCAGATTCCAGTGGTCACTAGCTTGTTAGGTCAGGGAACTATTGCGACAGACCATCCTTTGTTCTTAGGTATGGGTGGAATGCACGGTTCTTTTGCGGCCAATATTGCTATGACTGAGGCTGACTTTATGATTAGTATCGGCTGCCGCTTTGATGACCGTCTGACTGGTAATCCGAAAACCTTTGCCAAGAACGCTAAAGTAGCACATATCGATATTGATCCAGCGGAAATTGGAAAAATTATCAGCGTAGATATTCCTATCGTAGGGGATGCTAAGAAAGCTCTGCAGATGCTGCTAAATGAAGAGCAGGTGCATAATAATACCAGCAAGTGGATTGAAAAAGTAACGCAGGACAAAGAGCGGGTTCGCTCATATGATAAGAAAGAACGTGTCGTACAGCCTCAGGCTGTCATTGAGCGCGTGGGTGAGCTGACCAAGGGTGATGCCATCGTCGTAACAGATGTCGGTCAGCACCAAATGTGGGCTGCCCAATATTATCCGTATAAAAACGAGCGTCAACTGGTAACGTCTGGTGGTCTAGGAACCATGGGCTTCGGTGTTCCAGCAGCGATTGGGGCTAAGATTGCCAACCCGGATAAGGAAGTGGTGCTCTTTGTCGGAGATGGTGGCTATCAGATGACAAACCAAGAGATGGCTATTCTCAATATCTATAAGATTCCGATTAAGGTCATCATGCTTAACAATCATTCGCTAGGCATGGTGCGCCAGTGGCAGGAAGCTTTCTATGATGGTCGTACCTCTGAGTCTGTCTTTGAAACATTGCCAGATTTCCAGCTCATGGCTCAGGCTTATGGTGTTAAATCCTATAAATTTGACGATCCAGAGACTATTGTCCAGGATTTGGAAGTCCTGAAGGAAGATATACCGATGTTTATTGAGGTAGATATTTCTCGCAAGGAGCACGTTCTTCCAATGGTGCCAGCTGGCAAGAGCAATCATGAGATGTTGGGGGTGAAGTTCCATGCGTAG